The following are encoded in a window of Cydia splendana chromosome 6, ilCydSple1.2, whole genome shotgun sequence genomic DNA:
- the LOC134791554 gene encoding uncharacterized protein LOC134791554: MMFLLLITLCVLTSGHEITQLKVPLHADPRRAAELSCHFHMDDQKLHSVKWYRDLHEIFRYNPSQKTQIRLFNVTGVMVQGGSCELELCVVRVMPLPQATRAAYTCEVSTEGPMFQIARQTKHMTVVAMPDKDPVISGAPHFVRPGDQMLLNCTTDYSLPPSNINWYIDNEIQKPEAWQHTEVSAPLAGGLRASWRVLRVHVPATASGALRVRCESVLLVDPPVLRDAIATVAVNTRTQLYDKYVSNRGGYEVKSTIRADNAAYYVGEQHVNAKRSLRHGAQMSTRTLTR, encoded by the exons ATGATGTTTTTGTTGCTAATTACGTTATGTG TCCTGACATCGGGCCACGAGATAACGCAGCTGAAGGTCCCGCTGCACGCGGACCCGCGGCGCGCGGCCGAGCTCAGCTGCCACTTCCACATGGACGACCAGAAACTGCACTCCGTCAAGTGGTACCGCGACCTGCACGAGATCTTCCGGTACAACCCCTCTCAAAAG ACTCAAATCCGCTTGTTCAACGTGACCGGCGTCATGGTGCAAGGCGGGTCATGCGAGCTGGAGTTGTGCGTTGTGCGCGTCATGCCGCTGCCGCAGGCCACGCGGGCCGCCTACACCTGCGAGGTCTCCACCGAGGGTCCCATGTTCCAGATCGCCCGCCAGACCAAACACATGACCGTTGTTG CCATGCCCGACAAGGATCCAGTTATAAGTGGAGCTCCGCATTTTGTTCGTCCGGGGGATCAGATGCTGCTGAATTGTACGACGGACTACTCATTGCCGCCCTCAAACATTAATTGGTACATCGACAACGAAATACAAAAG CCCGAAGCGTGGCAGCACACGGAGGTGAGCGCGCCGCTGGCGGGCGGGCTGCGCGCGTCGTGGCGCGTGCTGCGCGTGCACGTGCCCGCCACCGCCAGCGGCGCACTGCGCGTACGGTGCGAGTCCGTGCTCCTG GTGGATCCGCCTGTGCTGCGCGACGCCATCGCTACTGTCGCCGTCAACACTAGGACGCAGCTCTATGACAAATATGTTTCTAACAGAGGTGGGTATGAAGTAAAAAGCACTATTCGTGCAGAtaacgcagcgtactacgtaggcgaacaacacgtGAACGCGAAGCGAAGCCTGCGGCACGGG GCGCAGATGTCTACGAGAACGCTAACTCGGTAG